From a single Opisthocomus hoazin isolate bOpiHoa1 chromosome 6, bOpiHoa1.hap1, whole genome shotgun sequence genomic region:
- the EIF4EBP2 gene encoding eukaryotic translation initiation factor 4E-binding protein 2, with product MSSAGGRQPSQSRAIPTRTVALSDAAQLPPDYCTTPGGTLFSTTPGGTRIIYDRKFLLDRRNSPMAQTPPCHLPNIPGVTSPGSAEEPKADTNSLNHQDGKPSMGDDAQFEMDI from the exons ATGTCGTCCGCCGGCGGCCGCCAGCCCAGCCAGAGCCGGGCCATCCCCACCCGCACCGTGGCCCTCAGCGACGCGGCGCAGCTCCCCCCGGACTACTGCACCACCCCCGGCGGCACCCTCTTCTCCACCACGCCGGGAG GCACCCGGATCATCTACGACCGCAAGTTCCTGCTGGACCGCCGCAACTCCCCCATGGCCCAGACCCCGCCGTGCCATCTCCCCAACATTCCCGGCGTCACCAGCCCCGGCTCGGCCGAGGAGCCCAAAGCGGACACCAACAGCCTCAACCACCAGGACGGGAAGCCATCCATGG GGGACGACGCTCAGTTCGAGATGGATATCTGA